Proteins from a genomic interval of bacterium:
- a CDS encoding nucleoside kinase, translating into MKRQIAVTVNNRKLAFPKGTAVGTVLEKARRKKSLPYMGAILYNRLVDPDYKLNQNCTIRGVDYHSREGLAIYRRSATLILIEAVHQLYPQARLVIGQSIADGYYFDLHLDGPLTGDNIRSIEKKMREIVAKDRRFTKKYIPYEEAKEYFRAQKLQDKEKLLDYLRTSEICVVSCGDFLELYSGPLAPTTGTIEVFSLEPYQEGMVLRFPSWMEGKGWKLSPARKETKLFNVYRETRHWNNILGVENVAMLNDLIVQGGIQEMIIVAEALHEKKIAAIADEIARRRDQVKLILIAGPSSSGKTTFAKRLMIALKVNGFSPIALSMDNYFQDRKNTPRDANGEYDFEALEALDLALFNSHLNQLMKGKPVAPPVFDFKKGQKMPGPVTISLGRNTVLIVEGIHGLNELVSEVVPAQMKYRIYVSALTQLCVDDHNRIFTSDTRLLRRIVRDRRYRGWSAADTIRLWPAVRRGENRNIFPFQENADVMFNSALVYEQSVLKIYAERALLEVTPSHRQYVEADRLLQFLSFFAPLAEKEVPSTSILREFIGGSFFNY; encoded by the coding sequence ATGAAGAGACAGATCGCGGTCACCGTCAACAACCGGAAACTCGCGTTCCCCAAGGGGACCGCCGTGGGAACGGTGCTGGAAAAAGCGCGGCGCAAAAAATCGCTGCCCTATATGGGGGCGATCCTCTACAACCGGCTGGTCGATCCGGATTACAAGCTGAACCAAAATTGTACTATCCGCGGCGTCGATTACCACTCCCGGGAAGGGCTGGCCATCTACCGCCGCAGCGCCACCTTGATCTTGATCGAGGCGGTGCACCAGCTCTACCCCCAGGCCCGGCTGGTGATCGGCCAGTCGATCGCCGACGGCTACTATTTCGATCTCCACCTCGACGGGCCCCTCACCGGCGACAACATCCGCTCCATCGAAAAGAAAATGCGGGAGATCGTGGCCAAGGACCGCAGGTTCACCAAGAAGTACATCCCCTACGAGGAAGCCAAGGAGTATTTCCGGGCCCAGAAGCTCCAGGACAAGGAGAAACTCCTGGACTATCTGCGCACTTCGGAAATCTGCGTGGTCAGCTGCGGGGATTTCCTCGAACTCTACTCCGGGCCCCTGGCCCCGACCACGGGCACCATCGAGGTCTTTTCCCTCGAGCCCTACCAGGAGGGAATGGTGCTGCGGTTCCCCAGCTGGATGGAGGGGAAGGGTTGGAAGCTCTCCCCCGCCAGGAAGGAGACCAAGCTCTTCAACGTCTACCGCGAGACCCGTCATTGGAACAACATTCTCGGGGTCGAGAACGTGGCCATGCTCAACGACCTCATCGTCCAGGGCGGCATTCAGGAAATGATCATCGTCGCCGAGGCCCTGCACGAAAAGAAGATCGCGGCCATCGCCGACGAAATCGCCCGGCGCCGCGACCAGGTCAAACTGATCCTGATCGCCGGCCCCTCGTCCTCGGGGAAGACCACGTTCGCCAAGCGCCTGATGATCGCCCTCAAGGTCAACGGCTTCTCTCCCATCGCCCTGAGCATGGACAACTACTTCCAGGACCGCAAAAACACCCCCCGGGACGCCAACGGGGAATACGACTTCGAGGCCCTGGAAGCCCTCGACCTCGCTCTCTTCAACTCCCACCTCAATCAACTGATGAAGGGCAAACCGGTCGCCCCTCCCGTCTTCGATTTCAAGAAAGGGCAGAAGATGCCCGGGCCCGTCACCATCTCCCTGGGCCGGAACACCGTTCTGATCGTGGAGGGGATCCACGGCCTCAACGAGCTGGTCTCGGAAGTCGTGCCCGCGCAGATGAAATATCGGATCTACGTCAGCGCCCTCACCCAGCTCTGCGTCGACGACCACAACCGCATCTTCACCTCCGACACCCGGCTTCTGCGCCGGATCGTCCGGGACCGGCGCTACCGGGGCTGGAGCGCCGCCGACACCATCCGCCTCTGGCCCGCCGTCCGCAGGGGCGAAAACCGCAACATCTTCCCTTTCCAGGAAAACGCCGACGTCATGTTCAATTCGGCCCTGGTCTACGAGCAATCGGTCCTGAAAATATACGCCGAACGGGCCCTGCTCGAAGTGACGCCCTCCCACCGGCAGTACGTCGAAGCCGACCGGCTTCTGCAGTTCCTCTCCTTCTTCGCCCCCCTGGCCGAGAAAGAGGTCCCTTCCACTTCCATTCTCAGGGAGTTCATCGGGGGAAGCTTCTTCAACTATTAA
- a CDS encoding nucleoside kinase, protein MNQENNLLTVTIKGRSHTFRKGETVSAILASISQTTTYPPLGAIIFNRLVDPDYPVTQDCELTPVHYDNFHGMGIYRRTAVLILIEAVRELFQGCRLVIGQSMANGYYFQLILGRPVTKPDLNKISMKMREIIAENRPIRRSFVSYNEAKTYYESLGLQDKVELLQYLHSSEICLVGCGDYREIYIAPMAPTTGAIKVFALAPYENGFILRFPRQSELIKFPSWARDWQLSLTLKDEKLFQQYVETRSWNRILKVENVGQVNRLCVNGGIRHLIAIAEALHEKKIAAIADEINLHRERLKLVLIAGPSSSGKTTFAKRLIIQLQVNGLEPIVLSMDNYYKSPDQVPRDDSGEPDFEDLDALDLELFNRHLQQLMRGELTPTPIFDFKRGARRDDAHVPVQLSRDSVLIVEGIHGLNPRLTHAVPEELKFKIYVTALPQLMLDDHNRVFTADTRFLRRIVRDRKYRGCDATESIFRWPSVRRGENRNIFPFQDNADVTFNSALVYELGVLKQYAELALLDVTPAQAEYVEADRLLNFLSFFAPIPEEAVPSKSILREFIGKSFFEY, encoded by the coding sequence GTGAACCAAGAAAACAACCTGCTCACCGTAACCATCAAGGGCCGGAGCCACACGTTCCGCAAGGGAGAAACGGTATCCGCCATCCTGGCTTCCATCTCCCAGACCACCACCTACCCCCCTCTGGGGGCCATTATCTTCAACCGGCTGGTCGACCCCGATTACCCGGTGACCCAGGACTGCGAGCTGACCCCCGTGCATTACGACAACTTTCACGGGATGGGGATCTACCGCCGGACCGCCGTCCTGATCCTGATCGAGGCCGTGCGGGAACTCTTCCAGGGCTGCCGGCTCGTCATCGGCCAGTCCATGGCCAACGGCTATTACTTCCAGCTCATCCTGGGGAGGCCGGTCACCAAGCCGGACCTGAACAAAATCTCGATGAAGATGCGGGAAATCATCGCCGAGAACCGCCCTATCCGCCGGAGCTTCGTCTCCTACAACGAGGCCAAAACCTACTACGAGTCCCTGGGCCTCCAGGACAAGGTGGAACTTCTCCAATACCTGCATTCGAGCGAAATCTGCCTGGTCGGCTGCGGCGACTACCGGGAGATCTACATCGCCCCCATGGCGCCGACCACCGGCGCGATCAAGGTGTTCGCCCTGGCCCCGTACGAAAACGGTTTCATCCTCCGCTTCCCCCGCCAGTCGGAACTGATCAAGTTCCCCAGCTGGGCCCGCGACTGGCAGCTCAGCCTCACCCTCAAGGACGAAAAGCTCTTCCAGCAATACGTCGAAACCCGCTCCTGGAACCGCATCCTCAAGGTCGAGAACGTGGGCCAGGTCAACCGGCTCTGCGTCAACGGCGGCATCCGGCACCTGATCGCGATCGCGGAAGCGCTGCACGAAAAAAAGATCGCCGCCATCGCCGACGAGATCAACCTCCACCGGGAACGCCTCAAGCTGGTGCTGATCGCGGGGCCGTCGTCGTCGGGCAAGACCACCTTCGCCAAGCGCCTGATCATCCAGCTCCAGGTCAACGGACTCGAACCCATCGTCCTGAGCATGGACAACTACTACAAGTCCCCGGACCAGGTTCCGCGGGACGACAGCGGCGAACCCGACTTCGAGGATCTGGACGCCCTGGACCTGGAACTGTTCAACCGGCATCTTCAGCAGTTGATGCGGGGCGAGCTGACGCCGACCCCGATCTTCGATTTCAAGCGGGGCGCCCGCCGCGACGACGCCCACGTCCCCGTCCAGCTTTCCCGGGACTCGGTGCTGATCGTGGAAGGCATCCACGGCCTCAACCCGCGCCTCACCCACGCCGTCCCGGAAGAACTCAAGTTCAAGATCTACGTAACCGCCCTCCCCCAGCTCATGCTCGACGACCACAACCGGGTCTTCACCGCCGATACCAGGTTCCTGCGGCGGATCGTCCGGGACCGGAAATACCGCGGGTGCGACGCCACCGAGAGCATCTTCCGCTGGCCCTCGGTCCGCCGGGGGGAAAACCGCAACATCTTCCCCTTCCAGGACAACGCCGACGTCACCTTCAACTCGGCCCTGGTCTACGAACTCGGAGTCCTCAAGCAATACGCCGAACTCGCCCTCCTCGACGTCACCCCCGCCCAGGCGGAATACGTCGAAGCGGACCGGCTGCTGAACTTCCTTTCCTTTTTCGCTCCCATCCCGGAGGAAGCCGTTCCTTCGAAATCGATCCTGCGCGAATTCATCGGGAAGAGCTTTTTCGAATACTGA
- a CDS encoding PTS sugar transporter subunit IIA: MRKLLNQLIQLQELYFALDEHRVSGDGDKLSALEEDIRLLMDQLPPDKAEFFKKLQRRDPPAIAPVIDGTCYGCGIDLPIYLPSEIMHYDDIYQCPSCSRFLYPYSGEKLDFSQAQAHSQLPRLGIDKFSSERLMMPALTSSSGREVIHEMAQQIADELFFPHPELLTEKALEREVIMSTAVEHGLAFPHVRGVDGSSLTLAVGLKNSGIKFGAPRGRLTRIFFFAVIPVAASAFYLKLLAGLVETFREKTARDALLECGDQKSLWKAMKRFTRKHLP; encoded by the coding sequence ATGCGCAAGCTACTCAATCAATTGATTCAGCTCCAGGAGCTCTATTTTGCACTGGACGAGCATCGCGTATCCGGTGACGGGGACAAGCTCTCGGCCCTGGAAGAAGACATCCGCCTCCTGATGGATCAGCTGCCGCCGGACAAGGCGGAATTCTTCAAAAAGCTGCAGCGGCGCGACCCGCCGGCGATCGCGCCGGTCATCGACGGAACCTGCTACGGCTGCGGCATCGACCTCCCCATCTACCTGCCCTCGGAGATCATGCACTACGACGACATCTACCAATGCCCCAGCTGCTCGAGGTTCCTCTACCCCTATTCCGGGGAAAAACTGGATTTTTCCCAGGCCCAGGCGCACAGCCAGCTGCCGCGCCTGGGAATCGACAAGTTTTCGTCCGAGCGCCTGATGATGCCGGCTCTGACCAGTTCCTCCGGCCGCGAGGTGATCCACGAAATGGCCCAGCAGATAGCGGACGAACTTTTCTTCCCCCACCCCGAGCTGCTGACCGAAAAAGCCCTGGAGCGCGAAGTCATCATGAGCACCGCCGTGGAACACGGCCTGGCTTTTCCCCATGTCCGCGGGGTGGACGGGAGCAGCCTCACCCTGGCGGTGGGCCTGAAGAATTCAGGCATCAAGTTCGGCGCCCCCCGCGGGCGCCTGACCCGGATCTTCTTCTTCGCGGTGATCCCGGTGGCGGCCAGCGCTTTTTACCTCAAGCTCCTGGCGGGGCTGGTCGAGACCTTCCGGGAAAAAACGGCTCGGGACGCGCTGCTGGAGTGCGGCGATCAGAAGTCGCTGTGGAAGGCGATGAAGCGCTTCACCCGCAAGCACCTGCCCTGA
- the rpe gene encoding ribulose-phosphate 3-epimerase — MNDTGTIRIAPSLLSADFARLAEELERVEAAGCEIVHLDIMDGHFVPNISFGPGVCAAVRRATGLFLDAHLMIDDPGFYLRAFVDAGVDEITIHPEIEGDYRQVLAAIAAAGVKAGVALRPATPVETVRETLPLIDHLLIMSVEPGFGGQAFQASSLEKLRTAAALIAESGRDVDLGIDGGINPATAPLAVAAGARRLIAGSAVFGGNVEENVADLRAAAEGNRQ, encoded by the coding sequence ATGAACGATACCGGCACAATCAGGATCGCCCCCTCCCTCCTCTCCGCCGATTTTGCCCGTCTGGCCGAAGAACTGGAACGGGTGGAAGCCGCGGGTTGCGAGATCGTCCATCTGGATATCATGGACGGCCATTTCGTTCCCAATATCAGTTTCGGCCCCGGGGTCTGCGCGGCGGTCCGCCGGGCGACCGGGCTGTTTCTCGACGCCCACCTCATGATCGACGACCCCGGTTTCTACCTCCGGGCGTTCGTGGACGCGGGGGTGGACGAGATCACCATCCACCCGGAGATCGAAGGCGATTACCGGCAGGTTCTGGCCGCGATCGCGGCGGCGGGGGTGAAGGCCGGAGTCGCCCTGCGCCCGGCCACCCCGGTGGAGACCGTGAGGGAAACGCTGCCCCTGATCGATCACCTCCTGATCATGAGCGTGGAGCCCGGTTTCGGGGGGCAGGCCTTTCAGGCTTCCAGCCTGGAGAAACTGCGGACCGCCGCCGCCTTGATCGCGGAATCGGGCAGGGATGTGGATCTGGGGATCGACGGCGGCATCAACCCCGCCACCGCGCCGCTCGCGGTCGCGGCCGGCGCCCGGCGTTTGATCGCCGGCAGCGCCGTGTTCGGGGGGAACGTGGAAGAGAACGTCGCCGACCTGCGCGCGGCCGCGGAGGGAAACCGGCAGTAG
- a CDS encoding site-2 protease family protein, whose translation MFQRSVKLIDIFGFEVRIDLSWLILAVLVVWTLARGVFPQYYPGLTGSAYWWMGVVGALGLFFSIVFHEISHSLVARRYGLPMKGITLFIFGGVAEMGEEPSTPRTELLMAIAGPVSSLILGACFYALRLAAAAGQWATPLLGVLGYLAFINLLLAGFNLLPAFPLDGGRVLRSILWRWRGNLRWATAVAARIGSGFGTALIFLGLLTVLRGDFIGGIWWVLIGMFLQNASRMSYRQVLMRRALEGETVARFMNPDPVTVSPDISIEELVNRYVYHHHFKMYPVTDGDSLLGCVTLGKIKEIPREEWARKTVRDLMTSCSRENTISPGTDAMRVLTLMNQAKSGRMMVVDGDKLVGVITLKDLLDFFSIKLDLEGTRDAPGPDRL comes from the coding sequence ATGTTTCAGCGCAGCGTCAAGTTGATCGACATTTTCGGGTTCGAAGTCAGAATCGACCTCAGTTGGCTGATCCTGGCCGTGCTGGTCGTCTGGACGCTGGCCCGGGGCGTTTTTCCCCAGTACTACCCGGGGCTGACGGGGTCGGCCTACTGGTGGATGGGAGTGGTGGGGGCCCTCGGGCTGTTCTTTTCCATCGTCTTTCACGAAATTTCCCACTCGCTGGTCGCTCGCCGCTACGGCTTGCCGATGAAGGGGATCACCCTCTTCATCTTCGGGGGCGTGGCCGAGATGGGGGAGGAGCCGTCGACGCCCCGGACCGAGCTTCTGATGGCGATCGCCGGGCCGGTGTCCAGCCTGATCCTGGGGGCCTGCTTCTACGCCCTGCGCCTCGCGGCCGCGGCCGGGCAGTGGGCTACTCCTCTTTTGGGAGTGCTGGGCTACCTCGCCTTCATCAACCTGCTTCTGGCCGGGTTCAACCTGCTCCCCGCGTTTCCCCTGGACGGCGGCCGCGTTCTCCGCTCCATCCTCTGGCGCTGGCGGGGGAACCTCCGCTGGGCCACCGCGGTGGCCGCCCGGATCGGTTCCGGCTTCGGCACCGCCCTGATATTCCTGGGGTTGCTCACGGTGTTGAGGGGCGATTTCATCGGCGGGATCTGGTGGGTTCTGATCGGGATGTTCCTGCAGAACGCCTCCCGGATGTCCTACCGCCAGGTGCTCATGCGCCGGGCGCTGGAGGGGGAGACGGTGGCGCGGTTCATGAATCCGGACCCGGTTACGGTGTCTCCCGACATCTCCATCGAGGAGCTGGTGAACCGGTACGTCTACCACCACCATTTCAAGATGTACCCCGTCACCGACGGGGACAGCCTGCTCGGGTGCGTCACCCTGGGGAAGATCAAGGAGATCCCCCGGGAGGAGTGGGCGCGGAAAACCGTGAGGGACCTGATGACCTCCTGCTCCAGGGAGAACACCATCTCCCCGGGAACCGACGCCATGCGGGTGCTCACCCTGATGAATCAGGCCAAGAGCGGCAGGATGATGGTGGTCGACGGCGATAAGCTGGTGGGGGTGATCACCCTCAAGGACCTGCTCGACTTTTTTTCGATCAAGCTCGACCTGGAGGGCACCCGGGACGCTCCCGGGCCCGATCGCCTCTGA
- the tal gene encoding transaldolase, which yields MNRGLEELAALGQSVWLDSISRSMIESGDLERLIDAGVAGMTSNPAIFKAAISDSGDYDSAIRTLSGRGKTVEQIYDDLTVADIQAAADRFLGVFTRTLGNDGFVSLEINPLLADDAAATIREGRRLWEKVSRPNLMLKVPATEAGFEAVEELAAEGKNVNVTLIFSREQYRRAAAAWKRGVARLSALGGDASIPRSVASVFVSRVDTEVDSRLSRLGPEAGAGDLGGRAAVANCLLLWGDFTASASDAAPAPVQRVLWASTGTKNPAYGDLKYVEELAGGPSVNTMPPATFGALIDHGRFEDRLGRGPGDSAEVVERLARLGVDIDEVCRELLSAGLEAFNLSFRALLAGIEAKAAGT from the coding sequence ATGAATCGCGGGTTGGAAGAGTTGGCCGCCCTGGGGCAGAGCGTCTGGCTGGACAGCATCAGCCGGAGCATGATCGAATCCGGGGACCTGGAGCGCCTGATCGACGCCGGGGTGGCGGGAATGACCTCGAACCCGGCGATCTTCAAAGCCGCCATTTCCGACAGCGGCGACTACGATTCCGCTATCCGAACGCTGTCCGGACGGGGAAAAACCGTGGAGCAGATCTACGACGATCTGACCGTGGCCGACATCCAGGCCGCGGCCGACCGGTTTTTGGGGGTGTTTACCCGCACCCTGGGAAACGACGGGTTCGTCAGCCTGGAGATCAACCCCCTCCTGGCCGACGATGCCGCCGCCACGATCAGGGAAGGGAGGCGGCTCTGGGAAAAAGTCTCCCGTCCCAACCTCATGCTCAAGGTGCCCGCCACCGAGGCCGGGTTCGAGGCCGTGGAAGAGCTGGCCGCGGAAGGCAAAAACGTCAACGTCACCCTGATCTTTTCCCGGGAACAGTACCGCCGAGCCGCCGCCGCCTGGAAGCGCGGCGTCGCCCGGCTGAGCGCGCTCGGCGGCGACGCTTCCATCCCCCGGTCGGTGGCCAGCGTTTTCGTCAGCCGGGTGGACACCGAGGTGGATTCCCGGCTTTCCCGGCTGGGGCCGGAAGCCGGGGCGGGGGATCTCGGGGGACGGGCGGCGGTGGCCAACTGCCTCCTGCTCTGGGGGGACTTCACGGCTTCCGCCTCCGACGCTGCTCCGGCGCCGGTTCAGAGGGTTCTCTGGGCTTCCACCGGCACCAAGAATCCGGCCTACGGCGATCTTAAATACGTGGAGGAACTGGCGGGCGGCCCGTCGGTCAACACCATGCCCCCGGCCACCTTCGGAGCCCTGATCGACCACGGCCGTTTCGAAGACCGGCTGGGCCGCGGTCCCGGAGACTCGGCCGAAGTCGTCGAACGCCTGGCGCGGCTGGGCGTCGATATCGACGAAGTCTGCCGGGAACTGCTCTCCGCGGGGCTGGAGGCGTTCAACCTCAGTTTCCGGGCTTTGCTGGCCGGGATCGAAGCCAAGGCGGCCGGGACCTGA
- a CDS encoding lysophospholipid acyltransferase family protein: MALLKRLKKHPAVRDLRHRALAGLLRGCCRAASRLPLGWLRGMGVCLGSAGFALLGRDRRRALDNLRLALGESVPAARRRAIARESFRNLAVTALEFSRVRVLDTPRYLDLIDYTPEQEALIRDTHARGRGVIFASAHFGNWEMLAEFGPRLGIEMSVLFKPSTNPYFTRFMTELRGKTRMIDINADLSVVVRRLREGGAVSLLFDENARGRGVELPFFGRPASTYRGPAYFCLRAGSPIICAYLVRGAGLRHRLLLERTIEPRRLGSLEEDIRRIMLEMNRSLETVVRQYPGQWYWMYRRWPRRPASPPVPDPSGG, from the coding sequence GTGGCCCTGCTCAAGCGGTTGAAAAAGCATCCGGCGGTCCGGGACCTCCGTCACCGGGCGCTGGCCGGGCTGCTCCGGGGGTGCTGCCGGGCGGCTTCCCGGCTGCCCCTGGGCTGGCTGCGGGGAATGGGCGTCTGCCTGGGAAGCGCGGGGTTCGCGCTGCTCGGCCGCGACCGGCGCCGGGCCCTGGACAACCTCCGGCTGGCCTTGGGCGAGTCGGTTCCCGCCGCGCGCCGCCGGGCCATAGCCCGGGAATCGTTCCGCAACCTGGCCGTCACCGCGCTGGAATTCTCCCGGGTCCGCGTTCTCGACACTCCCCGCTACCTGGACCTGATCGATTACACGCCTGAGCAGGAAGCGCTGATCCGGGACACGCACGCCCGCGGCCGCGGCGTGATCTTCGCCAGCGCGCATTTCGGAAACTGGGAAATGCTGGCCGAATTCGGGCCCCGGCTCGGAATCGAGATGTCGGTCCTCTTCAAACCCTCGACCAACCCCTACTTCACCCGTTTCATGACGGAGCTGCGGGGGAAAACCCGCATGATCGACATCAACGCCGATCTTTCCGTGGTGGTCAGGCGCCTCAGGGAAGGAGGTGCGGTCAGCCTCCTCTTCGACGAGAACGCCCGCGGGCGCGGGGTGGAACTGCCCTTTTTCGGGCGCCCCGCCTCCACCTACCGCGGCCCCGCCTATTTCTGTCTCCGGGCCGGGTCCCCCATCATCTGCGCCTACCTGGTCCGCGGCGCCGGTCTTCGCCACCGGTTGCTCCTGGAACGCACGATCGAGCCCCGGCGGCTGGGATCCCTGGAAGAGGATATCCGGAGAATCATGCTGGAAATGAACCGCAGCCTGGAAACCGTCGTCCGGCAGTACCCGGGCCAGTGGTACTGGATGTACCGCCGCTGGCCCCGCCGACCCGCCTCCCCGCCGGTCCCGGATCCTTCCGGCGGCTGA
- the glmM gene encoding phosphoglucosamine mutase: MGILFGTDGIRGLANAGPVVPETIVRLGRAIVGACRAGSRPSRILVGRDTRRSGTMIENALAAGITSAGGDVVSAGIVPTPAAAFLGRDRTCGAAAAVSASHNPYQDNGIKLFSGEGFKLSDAEEQAIEAAVLDGNAAGPLPTGAGVGVREEDPGACDRYCAFCRGTWPLETDLEGIKLVLDCGNGATFRCAPEVFRELGADVVVINDRPDGVNINADCGSQFTAGLKKAVIARGADAGLAFDGDGDRLIAVDETGTELTGDHALVVCARLYRELGLLKGDLVVSTVMSNFGLDEALGKLGVRREETAVGDRYVLEAMRERGAVIGAEASGHMIFLDRHTTGDGIVSGLQLLAAVRRFGEPLSRLASEMRMFPQTLVNVEVSRKPPLEELPELTAAAAAAEAELAGRGRVLIRYSGTQNLCRVMVEGPDPESTERTARSLARLAERLLG; encoded by the coding sequence ATGGGTATTCTGTTCGGAACCGACGGAATCAGAGGCCTGGCCAACGCCGGGCCGGTGGTTCCCGAGACCATCGTCCGACTCGGCCGGGCGATCGTCGGAGCCTGTCGCGCCGGTTCGCGTCCTTCTCGGATCCTGGTCGGACGGGACACGCGCCGCAGCGGGACCATGATCGAGAACGCCCTGGCCGCGGGCATCACTTCGGCGGGAGGAGACGTCGTCTCCGCCGGGATCGTCCCCACCCCCGCCGCCGCCTTTCTGGGGCGTGATCGCACCTGCGGCGCCGCCGCGGCCGTCTCCGCTTCCCATAACCCCTACCAGGACAACGGGATCAAGCTGTTTTCCGGCGAAGGCTTCAAGCTCTCCGACGCCGAGGAGCAGGCGATCGAGGCCGCGGTGCTCGACGGGAACGCCGCCGGGCCGCTCCCCACGGGGGCGGGCGTGGGCGTCCGCGAGGAAGACCCCGGAGCTTGCGACCGCTACTGCGCTTTCTGCCGGGGGACCTGGCCCCTGGAGACGGACCTCGAGGGAATAAAACTGGTTCTCGACTGCGGGAACGGCGCCACCTTCAGGTGCGCTCCCGAAGTTTTCCGGGAGCTGGGGGCCGACGTCGTCGTGATCAACGACCGCCCCGACGGCGTCAACATCAACGCCGACTGCGGGTCCCAGTTCACCGCGGGCCTGAAAAAGGCCGTCATCGCCCGCGGCGCGGACGCTGGCCTGGCTTTCGACGGCGACGGGGACCGCCTGATCGCCGTGGACGAGACCGGAACCGAGTTGACCGGGGACCATGCCCTGGTCGTCTGCGCCCGCCTCTACCGGGAGCTGGGGCTTCTGAAGGGCGACCTGGTCGTTTCCACGGTCATGAGCAACTTCGGCCTCGACGAAGCCCTGGGGAAACTGGGGGTCCGCCGGGAGGAGACCGCGGTCGGCGACCGTTACGTGCTGGAAGCCATGCGGGAACGCGGCGCCGTGATCGGGGCCGAAGCCTCGGGCCACATGATCTTTCTCGACCGCCACACCACCGGCGACGGGATCGTTTCCGGGCTTCAGCTCCTGGCCGCCGTCCGCCGTTTCGGAGAGCCGCTCTCCCGGTTGGCGTCGGAGATGCGCATGTTCCCCCAGACCCTCGTCAACGTGGAGGTCTCGCGCAAACCTCCGCTCGAGGAACTGCCCGAGCTGACGGCGGCGGCGGCGGCGGCGGAAGCCGAGCTCGCCGGCCGCGGCCGGGTGCTGATCCGCTATTCCGGCACCCAGAACCTGTGCCGGGTGATGGTCGAGGGCCCGGACCCGGAAAGCACCGAACGGACGGCCCGGAGCCTGGCCCGGTTGGCGGAACGACTGTTGGGCTGA